From Sceloporus undulatus isolate JIND9_A2432 ecotype Alabama chromosome 6, SceUnd_v1.1, whole genome shotgun sequence, one genomic window encodes:
- the EZH1 gene encoding histone-lysine N-methyltransferase EZH1 isoform X2 has protein sequence MRLRQLKRLQANMGAKALFISNYAKVQEKINILNDDWKKLRVQPIQSMKLVGGHPFLKQCTVESTFPNWNTQTLFMRTLNTVALVPIMYSWSPLQQNFMVEDETVLCNIPYMGDEVKEEDETFIEELINNYDGKVHGEEEMLSSSVLISDAVFLELVEALNQYSEEEEEGHDGVEGKLEVGKDELPITRKRKRLSIESNKKCSKKHFPNDMIFTALSSMFPENGFPEDMKERYRELTKESDPSVLPPECTPNIDGPFAKSVQREQALHSFHTLFCRRCFKYDCFLHPFHATPNVYKRKNRETKIEMEPCGPDCFLWLEGAKEFAILHNPRSKCSGRRRRKHPTLNTPSSSNTSASTSSEAKEGDSDRDTGNDWASSSSEANSRCQTPTKPKLSPASSQPFMSDMPVEPVEWTGAEESLFRVFHGTYFNNFCSIARLLGTKTCKQVFQFAVKEALITKLPANELLNPSQKKKRKHRLWAAHCRKIQLKKDNSSTQVYNYQPCDHPDHPCDSSCPCIMTQNFCEKFCQCNPDCQNRFPGCRCKTQCNTKQCPCYLAVRECDPDLCLTCGASEHWDSKVVSCKNCSIQRGLKKHLLLAPSDVAGWGTFIKEAVQKNEFISEYCGELISQDEADRRGKVYDKYMSSFLFNLNNDFVVDATRKGNKIRFANHSVNPNCYAKVVMVNGDHRIGIFAKRAIQAGEELFFDYRYSQADALKYVGIERETDIV, from the exons TGCACAGTTGAGAGTACGTTCCCCAATTGGAATACACAGACCTTGTTTATGAGGACACTGAACACCGTAGCCCTGGTGCCTATCATGTACTCCTGGTCCCCCCTCCAGCAAAATTTCATG GTGGAGGATGAAACTGTTCTGTGCAACATCCCTTATATGGGAGATGAGGTGAAAGAGGAAGATGAAACTTTCATCGAGGAGCTCATTAACAACTATGATGGCAAAGTCCACGGAGAGGAAG AAATGCTCTCAAGTTCTGTCCTGATCAGTGATGCTGTGTTCCTGGAGTTGGTAGAAGCACTGAATCAGTactctgaggaagaagaggaaggacatGATGGTGTTGAAGGCAAACTGGAAGTTGGGAAAGATGAACTGCCCATCACACGCAAAAGGAAGCGGCTTTCTATAGAAA GCAACAAGAAATGTTCAAAGAAGCACTTTCCAAATGACATGATCTTTACTGCTCTGTCATCCATGTTCCCTGAGAATGGCTTTCCAGAGGATATGAAAGAGAG ATACAGAGAACTAACAAAAGAATCTGACCCAAGTGTGCTCCCTCCCGAATGTACACCAAACATTGATGGACCATTTGCCAAATCTGTTCAACGTGAGCAGGCCCTGCACTCCTTCCACACCCTCTTTTGTAGGCGTTGCTTCAAATATGACTGTTTCCTACATC CATTTCATGCTACCCCCAATGTTTACAAGCGGAAAAACAGAGAGACTAAGATTGAAATGGAACCTTGTGGGCCAGACTGCTTTTTGTGGTTG GAAGGAGCCAAGGAATTTGCTATATTACACAACCCACGATCAAAGTGCTCCGGACGGCGTCGACGCAAACACCCCACACTCAATACCCCCTCCTCTTCCAACACTTCAGCTTCCACAAGCAGTGAAGCAAAGGAAGGTGACAGCGACAGAGATACAGgcaatgactgggcctccagttcTTCTG AGGCAAACTCACGTTGTCAGACTCCAACCAAGCCAAAATTGAGCCCTGCCTCTTCACAGCCCTTTATGTCTGATATGCCGGTGGAGCCTGTTGAGTGGACAGGGGCTGAAGAGTCCCTTTTCCGTGTCTTCCATGGGACTTACTTCAACAACTTCTGCTCAATTGCTCGGCTTTTGGGAACCAAGACATGCAAGCAG gtcttccAGTTTGCAGTTAAGGAGGCCTTGATAACAAAGCTGCCAGCTAACGAGCTCTTGAATCCCTctcaaaaaaagaagaggaagcacaG GCTCTGGGCTGCTCACTGTAGGAAGATACAGCTTAAAAAAG ACAATTCATCCACTCAAGTGTACAACTACCAGCCCTGTGACCACCCAGACCACCCTTGTGACAGCTCCTGTCCTTGCATCATGACCCAGAATTTCTGTGAGAAGTTCTGCCAGTGCAATCCTGACT GCCAAAACCGATTTCCTGGCTGTCGGTGTAAAACTCAGTGCAACACCAAGCAATGTCCATGCTACCTGGCTGTGCGTGAATGTGACCCAGATCTCTGCCTGACATGTGGAGCCTCAGAACACTGGGATTCCAAAGTGGTCTCATGCAAAAATTGCAGCATCCAACGAGGCCTCAAGAAG CACCTCTTGTTGGCCCCATCAGATGTTGCAGGTTGGGGAACCTTCATCAAGGAGGCTGTGCAGAAGAATGAATTTATCTCTGAGTACTGTGGTGAG CTCATCTCTCAAGATGAGGCCGACCGACGTGGGAAGGTCTATGACAAGTATATGTCCAGCTTCCTCTTCAACCTCAATAATG ATTTCGTTGTTGACGCTACTCGCAAAGGCAATAAAATCCGTTTCGCAAACCACTCTGTCAATCCCAACTGTTACGCTAAAG TGGTGATGGTGAATGGAGACCACCGTATTGGGATTTTTGCCAAGAGAGCTATCCAAGCTGGTGAAGAGCTCTTTTTTGATTAcag GTATAGCCAGGCAGATGCACTCAAATATGTTGGCATAGAAAGAGAGACCGACATAGTCTGA
- the EZH1 gene encoding histone-lysine N-methyltransferase EZH1 isoform X3: MDWRNCRLLMNRILFHGASLNQAYLLQLGVLQVEDETVLCNIPYMGDEVKEEDETFIEELINNYDGKVHGEEEMLSSSVLISDAVFLELVEALNQYSEEEEEGHDGVEGKLEVGKDELPITRKRKRLSIESNKKCSKKHFPNDMIFTALSSMFPENGFPEDMKERYRELTKESDPSVLPPECTPNIDGPFAKSVQREQALHSFHTLFCRRCFKYDCFLHPFHATPNVYKRKNRETKIEMEPCGPDCFLWLEGAKEFAILHNPRSKCSGRRRRKHPTLNTPSSSNTSASTSSEAKEGDSDRDTGNDWASSSSEANSRCQTPTKPKLSPASSQPFMSDMPVEPVEWTGAEESLFRVFHGTYFNNFCSIARLLGTKTCKQVFQFAVKEALITKLPANELLNPSQKKKRKHRLWAAHCRKIQLKKDNSSTQVYNYQPCDHPDHPCDSSCPCIMTQNFCEKFCQCNPDCQNRFPGCRCKTQCNTKQCPCYLAVRECDPDLCLTCGASEHWDSKVVSCKNCSIQRGLKKHLLLAPSDVAGWGTFIKEAVQKNEFISEYCGELISQDEADRRGKVYDKYMSSFLFNLNNDFVVDATRKGNKIRFANHSVNPNCYAKVVMVNGDHRIGIFAKRAIQAGEELFFDYRYSQADALKYVGIERETDIV; this comes from the exons ATGGACTGGAGGAATTGTCGCCTACTGATGAACAGAATCTTATTCCACGGCGCCAGTTTAAACCAGGCCTACCTTCTTCAACTTGGTGTCCTTCAG GTGGAGGATGAAACTGTTCTGTGCAACATCCCTTATATGGGAGATGAGGTGAAAGAGGAAGATGAAACTTTCATCGAGGAGCTCATTAACAACTATGATGGCAAAGTCCACGGAGAGGAAG AAATGCTCTCAAGTTCTGTCCTGATCAGTGATGCTGTGTTCCTGGAGTTGGTAGAAGCACTGAATCAGTactctgaggaagaagaggaaggacatGATGGTGTTGAAGGCAAACTGGAAGTTGGGAAAGATGAACTGCCCATCACACGCAAAAGGAAGCGGCTTTCTATAGAAA GCAACAAGAAATGTTCAAAGAAGCACTTTCCAAATGACATGATCTTTACTGCTCTGTCATCCATGTTCCCTGAGAATGGCTTTCCAGAGGATATGAAAGAGAG ATACAGAGAACTAACAAAAGAATCTGACCCAAGTGTGCTCCCTCCCGAATGTACACCAAACATTGATGGACCATTTGCCAAATCTGTTCAACGTGAGCAGGCCCTGCACTCCTTCCACACCCTCTTTTGTAGGCGTTGCTTCAAATATGACTGTTTCCTACATC CATTTCATGCTACCCCCAATGTTTACAAGCGGAAAAACAGAGAGACTAAGATTGAAATGGAACCTTGTGGGCCAGACTGCTTTTTGTGGTTG GAAGGAGCCAAGGAATTTGCTATATTACACAACCCACGATCAAAGTGCTCCGGACGGCGTCGACGCAAACACCCCACACTCAATACCCCCTCCTCTTCCAACACTTCAGCTTCCACAAGCAGTGAAGCAAAGGAAGGTGACAGCGACAGAGATACAGgcaatgactgggcctccagttcTTCTG AGGCAAACTCACGTTGTCAGACTCCAACCAAGCCAAAATTGAGCCCTGCCTCTTCACAGCCCTTTATGTCTGATATGCCGGTGGAGCCTGTTGAGTGGACAGGGGCTGAAGAGTCCCTTTTCCGTGTCTTCCATGGGACTTACTTCAACAACTTCTGCTCAATTGCTCGGCTTTTGGGAACCAAGACATGCAAGCAG gtcttccAGTTTGCAGTTAAGGAGGCCTTGATAACAAAGCTGCCAGCTAACGAGCTCTTGAATCCCTctcaaaaaaagaagaggaagcacaG GCTCTGGGCTGCTCACTGTAGGAAGATACAGCTTAAAAAAG ACAATTCATCCACTCAAGTGTACAACTACCAGCCCTGTGACCACCCAGACCACCCTTGTGACAGCTCCTGTCCTTGCATCATGACCCAGAATTTCTGTGAGAAGTTCTGCCAGTGCAATCCTGACT GCCAAAACCGATTTCCTGGCTGTCGGTGTAAAACTCAGTGCAACACCAAGCAATGTCCATGCTACCTGGCTGTGCGTGAATGTGACCCAGATCTCTGCCTGACATGTGGAGCCTCAGAACACTGGGATTCCAAAGTGGTCTCATGCAAAAATTGCAGCATCCAACGAGGCCTCAAGAAG CACCTCTTGTTGGCCCCATCAGATGTTGCAGGTTGGGGAACCTTCATCAAGGAGGCTGTGCAGAAGAATGAATTTATCTCTGAGTACTGTGGTGAG CTCATCTCTCAAGATGAGGCCGACCGACGTGGGAAGGTCTATGACAAGTATATGTCCAGCTTCCTCTTCAACCTCAATAATG ATTTCGTTGTTGACGCTACTCGCAAAGGCAATAAAATCCGTTTCGCAAACCACTCTGTCAATCCCAACTGTTACGCTAAAG TGGTGATGGTGAATGGAGACCACCGTATTGGGATTTTTGCCAAGAGAGCTATCCAAGCTGGTGAAGAGCTCTTTTTTGATTAcag GTATAGCCAGGCAGATGCACTCAAATATGTTGGCATAGAAAGAGAGACCGACATAGTCTGA